A window of the Bacillus sp. (in: firmicutes) genome harbors these coding sequences:
- the rplW gene encoding 50S ribosomal protein L23: MMDARDIIKRPVITERSMELTAEKKYTFEVDVKANKTQVKDAVEEIFGVKVAKVNIMNYKGKFKRMGRYAGYTNKRRKAIVTLTPDSKEIEFFEV, from the coding sequence ATAATGGATGCACGAGATATCATTAAGCGCCCCGTCATCACTGAACGTTCTATGGAATTAACTGCTGAGAAAAAATATACGTTCGAAGTTGACGTAAAAGCTAACAAAACACAGGTGAAAGACGCTGTTGAAGAAATTTTCGGTGTAAAAGTTGCCAAAGTAAACATCATGAACTACAAAGGTAAGTTCAAGCGTATGGGACGTTACGCTGGTTACACTAACAAGCGTCGTAAAGCAATTGTTACTTTAACTCCAGATAGCAAAGAAATCGAATTCTTTGAAGTATAA
- the rplD gene encoding 50S ribosomal protein L4, which produces MPKVALYNQSGSQVGEIELKDSVFGIEPNKHVLFEAVVMQRASLRQGTHKVKNRAEVSGGGRKPWRQKGTGRARHGSIRSPQWRGGGTVFGPVPRSYSYKLPKKVRRLAIKSALSTKVLEENILVLEALSFDAPKTKEFANMLKNLSVNTKALVVMDGLDENVALSARNIPGVTVVEASGINVLDVLGHDKLIMTKAAVEKVEEVLG; this is translated from the coding sequence ATGCCAAAAGTAGCTTTATATAACCAAAGTGGATCTCAAGTTGGTGAAATCGAACTGAAAGATTCCGTATTTGGTATCGAGCCAAATAAACATGTACTATTTGAAGCAGTAGTTATGCAACGTGCTTCCTTACGTCAAGGAACACATAAAGTTAAAAATCGTGCTGAAGTAAGCGGCGGCGGACGCAAACCATGGCGTCAAAAAGGTACTGGTCGCGCACGTCACGGATCTATCCGTTCTCCACAATGGCGTGGTGGTGGTACTGTATTCGGTCCAGTTCCTCGTAGCTACAGCTACAAGTTACCTAAAAAAGTACGCCGTTTAGCAATTAAATCAGCGCTTTCTACAAAAGTATTAGAAGAGAACATTTTAGTTCTTGAAGCACTTTCTTTCGATGCACCAAAAACGAAAGAATTTGCTAACATGTTAAAGAACTTATCTGTGAACACTAAAGCGCTAGTAGTTATGGATGGATTAGATGAAAACGTAGCACTTTCTGCACGTAACATCCCTGGTGTAACAGTAGTAGAAGCTAGCGGAATTAACGTACTTGATGTTTTAGGTCATGATAAACTAATCATGACGAAAGCAGCGGTCGAAAAAGTAGAGGAGGTGCTTGGATAA